In the Helianthus annuus cultivar XRQ/B chromosome 11, HanXRQr2.0-SUNRISE, whole genome shotgun sequence genome, one interval contains:
- the LOC110889968 gene encoding kinesin-like protein KIN-14N yields the protein MVGTANGGKRPITPVTPDAPVTPRQAFSVVNGGQDPGLRSGPGSVNGSGCGGGGGGVGFTREQVEALLNMKIKAKDKFNLKEKCDLMMEYIKKLRLCVKWFQDFEGGLSLEHEKLKKLFESAEKKSNEMEMLMNAKEEELSAIIEELRNNYSVLQEKFTKEESEKLAAVETLTTEKNARTTAEMSQASLTEDLEKAQDECSSANQKIISLNDMYKRLQEYNTGLQQYNSKLQTELNQTSETLSKVEHEKAALMENLSKLKGHHESQQAQLASTKASLEESIQLKEALASEVGCLRGDLHKVREDRDRQLSLVQDLTAEVVQYKECTGKSAVQLGTLTSRSQELEAKCASQIDTIKRLQERLATAQKKLELSDLSSIETRAGYEEEKKLNSELIIRLAEAESKVIEGEALRKKLHNTILELKGNIRVFCRVRPLLLDEGVEDETKPISFPTTTEALGRGIEVLHHGQTHPFMFDKVFMPQTTQEEVFEEVSQLVQSALDGYKVCIFAYGQTGSGKTHTMMGTPGSYDDKGLIPRSLEQIFEARQKLKEQGWKYEMQVSMLEIYNETIRDLLSANKCSTDGSANKQQYAIKHDANGTTHVSDLTIVDVRSSKEVSYLLNRAAQSRSVGKTQMNEQSSRSHFVFTLRIFGVNETLEQQVQGVLNLIDLAGSERLSKSGSTGDRLKETQAINRSLSSLSDVIFALAKKEEHIPYRNSKLTYLLQPCLGGDSKTLMVVNVSPAPSSVSESLCSLRFAARVNACEISIPRRQTSMRYMEPRLSYG from the exons ATGGTGGGTACAGCTAATGGTGGGAAAAGACCCATCACTCCAGTCACACCAGACGCACCAGTCACTCCAAGACAAGCTTTTTCGGTTGTTAATGGCGGTCAAGATCCGGGTCTGCGCTCCGGACCCGGTAGTGTTAACGGGTCGGGTTGTggcggtggaggtggaggtgtTGGGTTTACTAGAGAACAAGTTGAGGCTTTGTTGAATATGAAGATCAAAGCTAAAGATAAGTTCAATCTcaag GAAAAATGTGATTTAATGATGGAGTATATTAAAAAGCTTAGATTGTGTGTTAAATGGTTTCAAGATTTTGAAGGGGGGCTTTCTTTAGAACATGAGAAGCTCAAGAAGCTGTTTGAATCAGCAGAAAAGAAGTCCAATGAAATGG AAATGCTAATGAATGCAAAGGAAGAAGAATTGAGCGCGATCATCGAGGAATTAAGAAATAATTACTCGGTTTTACAAGAGAAATTCACGAAAGAGGAAAGCGAAAAACTG GCTGCAGTTGAAACATTGACGACGGAGAAGAATGCTAGAACGACAGCCGAAATGTCACAAGCTTCCCTCACTGAAGATCTCGAAAAAGCTCAAGACGAGTGTTCAAGTGCGAATCAGAAG ATAATATCACTCAATGATATGTACAAAAGATTACAAGAGTACAACACGGGCTTACAACAATACAACAGTAAGCTGCAAACGGAGCTTAATCAAACCAGCGAGACCCTAAGCAAAGTGGAACACGAAAAAGCTGCGTTAATGGAGAATTTAAGCAAGTTAAAAGGCCACCACGAGTCTCAACAGGCTCAGTTGGCTTCTACCAAA GCGAGTTTAGAAGAATCGATACAGCTAAAAGAAGCTTTAGCTAGTGAAGTTGGTTGTTTGAGAGGGGATTTGCATAAAGTGAGAGAAGATCGTGATCGACAATTGTCGCTTGTTCAAGATTTAACGGCTGAAGTAGTGCAATATAAAGAATGTACTGGAAAATCGGCTGTGCAGTTGGGTACCCTAACTTCAAGATCACAAGAGCTCGAG GCAAAGTGTGCTTCACAAATCGACACGATAAAAAGATTGCAGGAGCGACTTGCTACCGCACAGAAGAAACTGGAG TTATCTGATTTATCGTCAATTGAGACAAGAGCGGGATACGAAGAAGAGAAAAAACTTAACTCAGAGTTAATAATTCGTTTGGCAGAGGCAGAATCGAAAGTTATCGAAGGAGAAGCCTTGAGAAAAAAGTTGCATAATACAATATTG GAATTAAAAGGAAACATACGAGTTTTCTGTAGAGTCCGGCCCCTTTTGTTGGACGAAGGTGTGGAAGATGAAACAAAACCCATTTCTTTCCCGACGACAACGGAAGCTCTTGGCCGAGGCATTGAAGTGTTGCACCATG GTCAAACCCATCCTTTTATGTTTGATAAAGTGTTTATGCCTCAAACAACACAAGAAGAGGTGTTTGAAGAAGTATCACAGCTTGTTCAAAGTGCACTTGACGGTTATAAG GTTTGCATCTTTGCCTATGGTCAAACGGGATCCGGTAAAACACATACAATGATGGGAACACCAGGAAGCTACGACGATAAAGGACTCATACCACGGTCACTTGAACAAATATTTGAGGCCCGACAAAAGCTTAAAGAACAAGGGTGGAAGTACGAAATGCAG GTTTCAATGTTGGAAATATACAACGAGACAATACGCGACTTATTATCAGCAAACAAATGTTCGACAGATGGTAGTGCTAATAAACAACAATATGCAATTAAACATGATGCAAATGGCACCACCCATGTTTCGGATTTGACCATTGTTGATGTTCGTAGCAGTAAAGAGGTCTCGTATTTGTTAAACCGTGCCGCACAAAGCAG GTCTGTGGGTAAGACTCAAATGAACGAACAATCATCAAGAAGTCACTTTGTCTTCACTCTACGGATATTCGGCGTTAATGAG ACTTTGGAGCAACAAGTACAAGGTGTTCTCAACCTTATAGATCTTGCTGGTAGTGAACGCCTTTCCAAGAGCGGGTCAACCGGGGATCGGCTAAAAGAAACTCAG GCCATCAACAGGAGTTTGTCATCACTAAGTGATGTTATATTTGCACTAGCAAAGAAGGAAGAACACATTCCATATAGAAACTCAAAGCTCACATATCTTCTTCAg CCTTGCTTAGGTGGCGATTCAAAGACGTTGATGGTGGTCAACGTTTCTCCAGCACCATCTTCGGTCAGCGAGTCACTTTGCTCTCTTCGGTTTGCTGCAAGAGTGAATGCTTGTGAGATCAGCATCCCTAGACGTCAAACCTCGATGAGATACATGGAGCCCCGACTGAGCTATGGTTAA